From Orenia marismortui DSM 5156, one genomic window encodes:
- a CDS encoding Holliday junction resolvase RecU, which yields MAINYGGRGQXLEEEIELTNKEYLRRGLALVQKIATPVKVLNINDRTGRITNGFYEKKSTVDYIGVYDCIPIAFDAKETKVSTRFDLSNVKEHQYLYLTSWVSNGGIGFLIVQFVTRDETYYLPYEVLDRYWQGMLSGGRKSIPYDVVAQEQYRIKQGKGMMLVDYLSVVEDVIDSE from the coding sequence ATGGCTATTAATTATGGAGGGAGAGGCCAANAATTAGAAGAAGAGATCGAATTAACCAATAAAGAATATCTGCGTCGGGGCTTAGCTCTGGTGCAGAAGATTGCAACACCTGTTAAGGTATTAAACATTAATGACCGAACCGGTAGAATCACTAATGGTTTTTACGAGAAAAAGTCTACAGTTGATTACATTGGCGTTTACGATTGTATACCAATAGCTTTTGATGCCAAAGAAACCAAAGTGTCTACTAGGTTTGATCTTAGCAACGTAAAGGAACACCAGTACTTGTATTTGACTAGCTGGGTATCAAATGGAGGAATAGGGTTTTTGATAGTTCAGTTTGTTACTCGTGATGAAACTTATTATCTTCCTTATGAAGTTTTAGATCGATACTGGCAAGGCATGTTGTCAGGAGGAAGAAAATCAATTCCTTATGATGTAGTAGCCCAAGAACAATATAGAATCAAGCAAGGCAAAGGTATGATGTTAGTTGATTATCTAAGCGTAGTTGAGGATGTGATTGATAGTGAATGA
- a CDS encoding phage head closure protein, which produces MIKSKKEVMKDLATKPRRKIIIQKKTITTDEWENQVEDWVDWRIIWGQRLELFGSEYYAAAQIGEEKTIKFKIRYVTFLEEVDTVKFRIIYKDKEIFDIKDTDSLNDDGMWFIIKAEKSGELNGSNS; this is translated from the coding sequence ATGATTAAATCTAAAAAAGAAGTTATGAAAGATTTAGCTACTAAGCCACGTAGAAAGATAATCATTCAAAAGAAAACCATAACAACTGATGAGTGGGAGAATCAAGTTGAGGATTGGGTAGATTGGAGAATTATCTGGGGTCAGAGATTAGAACTTTTTGGTTCAGAGTATTATGCAGCTGCACAAATAGGAGAAGAAAAGACTATTAAATTTAAGATTAGATATGTTACTTTCTTAGAAGAAGTTGACACTGTAAAATTTAGAATCATCTATAAAGATAAAGAGATTTTTGATATTAAAGATACTGATAGCCTAAATGATGATGGAATGTGGTTTATTATCAAAGCTGAGAAGAGTGGTGAATTAAATGGCTCGAACAGTTAG
- a CDS encoding phage portal protein — protein MAVWDWFFGLFNKDTGTLGLDAYVGELAGEVFFKELAVQASINLIANAVSRSEFQTFENGKEVKKNNYYLFNVEPNPNKSASKFWRDVVAKLVRNNECLVIQQGYDFYVADDFAVEKFAFKDYIYHDIVIDNYQLRNSYIQSDVFHFELHNDKIQNVIEGLNRSYSKLIEVSQKNYKKNNSRKMSVNVPTNYPQTDKAQSDLKELFEKKFKKFFEAEGEAVIPFTNGIEAEEFSSNIGVKGGADNKEIRSFINDIFDFVAIAFQIPPQLIKGEIADIEKLIDYFLTFCVNPIAELITDEINRKLYGRKDYLNRTYMKLNTSMIKAVNIKDIAGSLEILLRIGAYTVDDCLKLLGMEPLETEWSTKRFMTKNYEEIEKRIRGDD, from the coding sequence ATGGCGGTATGGGATTGGTTTTTTGGTTTATTCAATAAAGACACTGGAACATTGGGGCTTGATGCTTATGTAGGAGAATTGGCAGGAGAAGTATTCTTTAAGGAATTAGCTGTGCAGGCCAGTATTAATCTAATTGCTAATGCAGTATCCAGAAGTGAGTTCCAAACTTTCGAGAATGGTAAAGAGGTCAAGAAAAATAATTATTATCTTTTCAATGTGGAACCAAACCCTAATAAATCAGCAAGTAAGTTTTGGCGTGATGTAGTAGCTAAACTGGTTCGCAATAATGAGTGCTTAGTAATACAGCAAGGTTATGATTTCTATGTAGCTGACGATTTTGCTGTTGAAAAATTTGCTTTCAAAGATTATATCTATCACGACATAGTAATTGATAATTATCAGCTGAGAAATTCATATATTCAGTCTGACGTGTTTCATTTTGAATTACACAATGACAAAATTCAAAATGTGATTGAGGGTTTGAATAGATCTTATTCTAAATTAATTGAAGTTAGCCAAAAAAATTATAAGAAAAACAACTCAAGAAAGATGAGTGTAAATGTGCCGACTAATTATCCTCAAACCGATAAAGCTCAATCAGATTTAAAAGAATTATTTGAGAAAAAATTTAAAAAGTTTTTTGAAGCAGAAGGCGAAGCAGTTATCCCTTTTACGAACGGAATTGAAGCAGAAGAGTTTTCTAGTAATATTGGAGTAAAAGGTGGAGCTGACAACAAAGAAATAAGATCATTCATTAATGATATTTTTGATTTTGTTGCTATAGCTTTTCAAATACCACCACAGCTAATCAAAGGAGAGATAGCAGATATTGAAAAGTTAATCGATTATTTTCTTACTTTTTGCGTTAATCCTATAGCTGAACTTATTACTGATGAAATAAATCGTAAGCTATACGGCAGAAAAGATTATCTAAATAGAACATATATGAAATTGAACACTTCAATGATCAAAGCAGTTAATATTAAAGATATAGCTGGATCACTTGAAATACTTTTGAGAATTGGAGCTTATACAGTTGATGATTGTTTAAAATTACTTGGAATGGAACCACTTGAAACTGAATGGAGTACAAAGCGTTTTATGACCAAAAATTATGAAGAGATAGAAAAGCGAATTAGAGGAGATGATTAG
- a CDS encoding putative metallopeptidase has translation MADYMKDDGKVREVAERVIKNNMPNLANIEIGYQFLDKARNSKGRTIYAEINKVPGKLENFIDYDLILTVAEDKWAAAKEIKTREAIIDDVLRTVHLEEKEGTAGFPRRLADDWYLLSDGKKIKGQKAAEEAQQNISDYDIKIYGYEVQANPGNFKKYGAWRKDLEKMKTTVLQPNLPLKAVGE, from the coding sequence GTGGCCGATTATATGAAGGATGATGGAAAAGTTAGAGAAGTAGCAGAGAGAGTTATAAAAAATAATATGCCTAATCTGGCCAACATCGAAATAGGTTATCAATTCTTAGACAAGGCTAGAAATAGCAAGGGCAGAACTATATACGCGGAAATAAACAAAGTACCGGGTAAGCTAGAAAACTTCATAGATTACGATCTAATACTTACAGTAGCAGAAGATAAATGGGCTGCAGCTAAAGAAATCAAGACAAGAGAAGCGATAATTGATGATGTACTAAGGACTGTTCACTTAGAAGAGAAAGAAGGAACTGCAGGGTTTCCAAGAAGATTGGCAGATGATTGGTATTTGTTATCAGATGGAAAGAAAATCAAAGGCCAAAAGGCAGCAGAAGAAGCCCAACAGAATATATCTGACTATGATATTAAGATTTATGGTTATGAGGTCCAAGCTAATCCAGGTAACTTCAAAAAGTATGGAGCATGGAGAAAAGATTTGGAGAAGATGAAGACAACAGTGTTACAACCAAATTTGCCACTTAAGGCAGTAGGTGAATAG
- a CDS encoding phage major capsid protein, whose translation MKNMDKVLQQKAEIANRLNQAMKDGDEKAFAQAFTEYTDILQEAVMAEAKGLVQAADNQVLVGRGVRALTSNETKFYQAFGEVMGSSNPKQAIAEADMDLVLPETVIESVFEDLTEEHPLLDAINFMPTSVLVKMIVNEQGRQLGQWGKLTSEIVKELTGGFKEMDLSQKKLSAFIPVSKSMIDLGPQWLDRYVRTILSEAIANGLEDGIINGTGLEEPVGMRKDPNSALDPADGFQLLPINPLNKIDTVSYGNILADLSKSPNGLNRKISQVLLLVNPVDYFRKIMPATSMKREDGTYVNNVFPFPTNPIQSVHIPEGEIVIGIGNRYFMALGTSKGGRIEYSDEYRFLEDERVYLTKLYGNGKPLDSVSFKRFDIANLQSYIDQVEVVNIGDARLADLSIGSLDLDPTFNKSTHYYTAATTDATNTITATPIDGEATVEIDVDGTAVDNGSAATWASGDNTVTITVTLGAETETYTVTVTKS comes from the coding sequence ATGAAAAACATGGATAAAGTTTTACAACAGAAAGCAGAAATAGCTAATAGGTTAAACCAAGCTATGAAAGATGGTGATGAAAAAGCTTTTGCTCAAGCATTTACAGAATATACTGATATCCTTCAAGAAGCAGTTATGGCAGAAGCAAAAGGTTTAGTTCAAGCGGCTGACAACCAAGTATTAGTTGGAAGAGGGGTTAGAGCCTTAACTAGCAACGAGACTAAATTTTATCAAGCATTCGGCGAAGTAATGGGTTCTTCAAATCCAAAACAAGCTATTGCTGAAGCTGATATGGATTTAGTATTACCTGAAACTGTTATTGAATCAGTGTTTGAAGATTTAACAGAAGAACATCCTTTATTAGATGCAATTAATTTCATGCCAACAAGTGTACTTGTTAAAATGATTGTTAATGAACAAGGTAGACAACTTGGACAATGGGGGAAATTAACATCAGAAATAGTAAAAGAATTAACTGGTGGATTTAAAGAAATGGATTTAAGCCAGAAAAAACTTTCTGCGTTTATTCCAGTTTCTAAATCTATGATTGATTTAGGTCCACAATGGTTAGATAGATATGTTAGAACTATTTTATCTGAAGCTATTGCAAATGGACTTGAAGATGGAATTATTAATGGTACTGGTTTAGAAGAGCCTGTTGGAATGAGAAAAGATCCTAATTCTGCACTAGATCCAGCAGATGGTTTTCAATTGTTGCCTATCAACCCTCTTAATAAGATTGATACAGTTTCATATGGTAATATCCTTGCTGATTTGTCAAAATCTCCGAATGGATTAAACAGAAAGATTAGCCAGGTATTATTATTAGTCAATCCGGTTGATTATTTTAGAAAGATTATGCCAGCTACTTCAATGAAAAGAGAAGATGGTACTTATGTTAATAACGTTTTCCCATTTCCAACAAATCCTATTCAATCAGTTCATATACCTGAAGGGGAAATTGTAATCGGTATTGGAAATCGTTATTTCATGGCCTTAGGAACTTCAAAGGGTGGCAGAATTGAATATTCTGATGAATATCGTTTCTTAGAAGATGAAAGAGTGTATTTAACTAAGCTTTATGGTAACGGAAAGCCTCTTGACAGTGTATCATTCAAGAGATTTGATATTGCCAATCTACAATCTTATATTGACCAGGTGGAAGTAGTCAATATTGGTGATGCAAGATTAGCTGACTTAAGCATTGGTAGTTTGGATTTAGATCCAACATTCAATAAGTCTACTCACTACTATACTGCTGCAACTACTGACGCCACTAATACTATTACTGCTACACCTATTGATGGTGAAGCTACAGTTGAAATTGATGTTGATGGAACTGCTGTGGACAATGGTTCTGCTGCCACTTGGGCTTCTGGAGATAATACTGTTACAATTACAGTCACTCTTGGAGCAGAAACTGAGACTTATACTGTAACTGTTACTAAATCATAA
- a CDS encoding P27 family phage terminase small subunit yields the protein MSKREEIRQDLIDKLERNGVHGEHFLDLIEDYMALWDIKNELIADIREKGVSIKYQNGENQFGYKKNDSVTNLHKTNGQMLKILNDLGIKPSPQESSDIPTEM from the coding sequence GTGTCAAAAAGAGAAGAAATTAGACAAGATCTAATTGACAAGTTAGAGCGAAATGGAGTTCATGGTGAACATTTTTTAGATTTAATTGAAGATTATATGGCTTTGTGGGATATTAAAAATGAGCTTATAGCTGACATTAGGGAGAAAGGTGTTAGCATTAAATACCAAAATGGAGAAAATCAATTTGGCTATAAAAAGAATGATAGTGTTACTAATTTACACAAAACAAATGGTCAAATGTTAAAGATATTAAATGATCTTGGTATTAAGCCTAGCCCTCAAGAAAGTTCAGACATACCAACAGAAATGTAA
- a CDS encoding head-tail connector protein, with product MTELEEIKEYLKVTWDDENDAIQGIINRSKDWINQLMGVELDYTLDNQAKSLLFDRVRYVYNNASEIFEENYQRELLRLQLKTGVDLLPEDDA from the coding sequence ATGACAGAGTTAGAGGAAATCAAAGAATATCTCAAAGTGACCTGGGATGATGAGAATGATGCAATCCAAGGAATAATTAACAGAAGTAAAGACTGGATTAATCAGTTAATGGGTGTGGAATTAGATTATACACTAGATAATCAAGCTAAGTCATTGCTTTTTGATAGAGTGAGATATGTGTATAATAATGCGAGTGAGATTTTTGAAGAGAACTATCAAAGAGAATTATTAAGATTGCAACTTAAAACTGGTGTAGATCTACTGCCAGAGGATGATGCATAA
- a CDS encoding head maturation protease, ClpP-related, translating to MKKRLWQLKQVADNPEELDMYIYDDIQGDTFDYWTWSMTESETSANYFREQLAKYPDVKQINLYVNSYGGSVYEAMAIRSQLLRHSAKVIAIVDGFACSAASFILTGCDEVKMYSNTMQMIHNMWDVVAGNANQLRKAADDLDKLMEGNRQAYLEKSGGKISEEELIELLDNETWLTAQECLDYGLADEVIAEEADLTEAKQLLQKANKTLEQQLSYSRALSAQIKQLSQKPKEAEPKPDPKPIPNDNNDPEPQENKTKNLFMALFVNKEED from the coding sequence ATGAAGAAGAGATTATGGCAACTTAAACAAGTGGCAGATAATCCAGAAGAGTTAGATATGTATATTTATGATGATATCCAAGGAGATACTTTTGATTATTGGACTTGGAGCATGACAGAAAGTGAAACATCTGCTAATTATTTTAGAGAGCAATTAGCTAAATATCCAGATGTTAAGCAAATAAATTTATATGTAAACAGTTATGGTGGTTCTGTATATGAAGCAATGGCTATTAGAAGTCAACTTTTAAGACACTCTGCTAAAGTTATAGCGATTGTAGATGGGTTTGCATGCTCAGCAGCATCTTTTATTTTGACAGGTTGCGATGAGGTTAAAATGTATTCTAACACTATGCAGATGATTCATAATATGTGGGATGTTGTAGCTGGCAATGCTAATCAGCTAAGAAAAGCAGCTGATGACTTAGATAAATTAATGGAAGGTAATAGACAAGCTTACCTTGAGAAATCAGGTGGTAAAATAAGTGAAGAGGAACTTATCGAGTTATTAGATAATGAAACTTGGCTTACTGCTCAAGAGTGCTTGGACTATGGTTTAGCAGATGAAGTAATAGCTGAAGAAGCTGATTTAACAGAAGCTAAACAGTTGTTACAAAAAGCTAATAAGACATTAGAGCAACAGTTAAGTTATAGCAGGGCTTTATCTGCACAAATTAAACAATTATCCCAGAAGCCAAAAGAGGCAGAACCAAAACCTGATCCTAAGCCTATTCCTAATGATAATAATGACCCAGAACCGCAAGAAAATAAAACAAAAAATTTATTTATGGCGTTATTCGTCAATAAGGAGGAAGATTAA
- a CDS encoding terminase TerL endonuclease subunit, translating to MAYKYHKYIDEYIQKIRSGKRVSSKEIKQAMNYIESKLDNPDVIIKDDMIKKAIELIEKYFPFKLLDWELFVLALTHCYYKSDDTVVFDEIFLMVARGNGKNGFVSPLVWYFTTHYHGIKGYNVDIVANNEDQAKTSFDDVYNVLEDTWEKSKHFFYKTKEKITNLKTKSYIKYNTSNARTKDGKRSACLIFDEIHEYEDYESIKVFTSGFGKRKHSRTFYITTDGYVRGGVLDDMKELAKKVLSGEIKDLGLLPLIYKLDEKEEAQNIDAMVKANPSLPYFPNLRKEIEKDMTKMKYQPHKAQDFLTKRCNLPAQDNFTVVAPWEKIMATKQPIPYEKLKGLECIGAIDYARTTDFASCGLLFKYQGKRYYIEHTFVCHKALEIESRPIKFPVQEMVDRGLITIIRRDAISAEDMANWFLEQAKLYNIKNIVCDSYRASLLKSKFTELGLPLQEVRSGPITHAKVAPLVENIFSEETLVFGDNPTMRWYTNNTCIEVDKKGNTTYLKIEPKTRKTDGFFGFIHALTQDDELQEQNNNFMSLDVYTY from the coding sequence ATGGCTTACAAATACCACAAATATATTGATGAATATATTCAGAAAATTAGAAGTGGGAAAAGAGTATCTTCTAAGGAAATCAAGCAGGCTATGAATTATATAGAATCAAAGCTAGATAATCCAGACGTAATTATAAAAGATGATATGATAAAGAAAGCTATAGAGTTAATAGAAAAGTATTTCCCTTTTAAGCTCCTTGACTGGGAGCTTTTTGTTTTAGCACTAACTCATTGTTATTATAAATCAGATGATACAGTTGTATTTGATGAAATATTTCTAATGGTAGCAAGAGGGAACGGCAAGAATGGATTTGTATCCCCATTGGTCTGGTATTTCACTACTCATTATCATGGGATTAAGGGTTACAATGTAGATATTGTCGCCAATAATGAAGACCAAGCCAAAACTTCATTTGACGATGTGTATAATGTGCTTGAAGATACTTGGGAAAAGTCTAAGCATTTCTTCTACAAAACTAAAGAAAAAATAACTAATCTCAAAACTAAGTCTTACATTAAATACAATACTTCTAATGCTCGTACCAAGGATGGCAAAAGGTCAGCTTGTTTGATTTTTGATGAGATACACGAGTATGAAGATTATGAAAGTATAAAAGTTTTCACTAGCGGATTTGGTAAAAGGAAACATTCCAGAACCTTCTATATAACTACAGATGGTTATGTTAGGGGTGGAGTTCTTGATGATATGAAAGAACTTGCAAAAAAAGTATTAAGTGGAGAAATTAAAGACCTTGGTTTACTACCTTTGATATATAAGCTCGATGAGAAAGAGGAGGCACAGAATATTGATGCAATGGTCAAAGCTAATCCTTCATTACCTTATTTCCCTAATTTGAGGAAAGAAATAGAGAAGGATATGACCAAGATGAAGTATCAACCTCATAAAGCTCAAGACTTTTTAACGAAGAGGTGTAATCTTCCTGCTCAAGATAACTTTACAGTGGTAGCTCCTTGGGAAAAGATAATGGCTACTAAGCAGCCAATTCCTTATGAGAAGTTAAAAGGGTTAGAGTGTATTGGGGCAATAGATTATGCTCGTACAACTGACTTTGCCTCTTGTGGACTATTATTCAAATATCAAGGCAAGAGATATTATATTGAACATACCTTTGTATGCCACAAAGCTCTAGAAATAGAAAGTAGACCTATTAAATTTCCAGTTCAGGAGATGGTAGATCGTGGACTGATTACAATCATAAGAAGGGATGCAATCAGTGCTGAAGATATGGCTAATTGGTTTTTAGAGCAAGCCAAACTATACAATATAAAAAATATAGTCTGTGATAGTTACAGAGCGAGCTTATTAAAGTCTAAGTTTACAGAGTTAGGATTGCCTCTTCAAGAAGTGCGTAGTGGTCCAATAACTCATGCTAAAGTGGCTCCTCTTGTTGAAAATATATTTTCAGAAGAAACTTTAGTATTTGGAGATAATCCAACTATGAGGTGGTATACAAATAACACTTGTATTGAGGTTGATAAAAAAGGTAATACAACTTATTTAAAGATTGAACCAAAGACTAGAAAAACTGATGGTTTCTTTGGTTTTATTCATGCTTTAACTCAAGATGATGAATTACAAGAACAGAATAATAACTTTATGAGTTTAGATGTTTACACCTATTAA
- a CDS encoding HK97 gp10 family phage protein, with protein MARTVSVDDLADAIVEEVKTYTNDVSQGIEKEAKKTANEAKNELKQTSPRSDNDGEHYADGWSRKKTGRGDEVGHTVYNKEKPQLTHLLEDGHLNRDGSRTPGQKHIEPVEKKYSELFEQRVEEVIKKGGE; from the coding sequence ATGGCTCGAACAGTTAGTGTTGATGATCTAGCAGATGCAATTGTTGAAGAAGTTAAGACTTATACTAATGACGTCTCACAAGGTATAGAAAAAGAAGCTAAAAAAACTGCTAATGAGGCTAAAAATGAGCTAAAGCAGACTTCTCCTCGTAGTGATAACGATGGCGAGCATTATGCAGATGGTTGGAGTAGGAAGAAAACTGGTCGAGGTGATGAAGTAGGTCACACAGTCTACAATAAGGAAAAACCTCAGTTGACACATCTTTTGGAGGATGGTCACTTGAATAGGGATGGTTCAAGAACACCAGGGCAAAAACATATAGAACCTGTAGAGAAAAAATATAGTGAACTATTTGAGCAGAGGGTTGAGGAAGTCATTAAAAAAGGTGGGGAGTAG
- a CDS encoding HNH endonuclease — protein sequence MLEEGDIINLPKELLEAIKASDVRKFYKSAIWQAVRKQVLIRDNHECQKCKEEGRYSKADCVHHIKHLREFPLLALVLSNLISLCNACHNEEHPEKLKKYRAGQKEYITEERW from the coding sequence TTGCTAGAAGAAGGTGATATTATTAATCTTCCTAAAGAATTATTGGAAGCAATTAAAGCTAGTGATGTAAGAAAGTTTTATAAGAGTGCAATTTGGCAAGCAGTTAGAAAGCAAGTATTGATCAGAGACAATCACGAGTGTCAGAAGTGTAAAGAAGAAGGGAGATATTCTAAAGCTGATTGTGTTCATCATATCAAGCATTTAAGAGAGTTTCCTTTATTGGCTTTGGTATTAAGTAATTTAATTTCTCTTTGTAATGCTTGTCATAATGAAGAGCATCCAGAGAAGCTTAAGAAGTATAGAGCTGGTCAGAAGGAATATATTACAGAGGAAAGATGGTGA